The Nitrosomonas cryotolerans ATCC 49181 genome includes a window with the following:
- a CDS encoding MlaA family lipoprotein, whose translation MTRFFCFKAVTLLLLGVNLSGCASFNNQQDPLESINRTVFEFNEAIDDKVLEPVARGYKWVVPDPIEMVVGNFFSNLNDVVVTANSILQLNFSSALASSTRVLINTTFGMLGMIDIASDISMASDIDISKRNEDFGQTMGHYGIASGPYLVLPFLGPSSLRDAVGIGVDSFFADPVTTGVYLNSIDAAIRIPVGGARALDTRAQLLDVEKTLEEAALDKYEFIRDAYLQRRHSLVHNGNLPSSDEAE comes from the coding sequence ATGACCCGCTTTTTTTGTTTCAAAGCTGTTACCTTGCTGTTATTAGGAGTAAATCTTTCTGGTTGTGCTTCATTTAACAATCAGCAGGATCCGTTGGAATCAATAAATCGTACTGTTTTTGAGTTTAATGAAGCAATCGATGATAAGGTATTGGAACCGGTAGCGAGGGGTTATAAGTGGGTAGTTCCTGATCCTATCGAAATGGTTGTGGGTAATTTTTTTTCTAATCTGAATGATGTCGTAGTGACAGCTAATTCTATTCTGCAGCTAAATTTTAGTAGTGCACTGGCCAGTAGTACACGTGTACTAATTAATACGACCTTTGGTATGCTGGGTATGATTGATATTGCGAGTGATATTAGTATGGCCAGCGATATCGATATAAGTAAACGTAACGAGGATTTTGGTCAAACCATGGGCCATTATGGCATTGCAAGCGGCCCATATCTGGTTTTGCCTTTTCTGGGACCGAGTTCTTTACGTGATGCAGTAGGAATTGGTGTGGATAGTTTTTTCGCTGACCCGGTTACGACCGGCGTTTATCTCAATAGTATTGATGCCGCCATACGGATACCAGTAGGCGGAGCAAGAGCACTTGATACGCGCGCGCAATTACTCGATGTCGAAAAAACTCTAGAAGAAGCTGCGCTGGATAAATATGAATTTATACGCGACGCCTATTTGCAGCGACGACATAGTTTAGTGCATAACGGTAATTTACCTTCTTCTGATGAAGCAGAATAA
- a CDS encoding rubredoxin yields MRKFQCNICGFIYDEAIGDPEHGVKAGTRWEDIPEDWTCPDCGVVKADFEMLEI; encoded by the coding sequence ATGAGAAAGTTTCAATGTAATATATGTGGTTTTATCTATGACGAGGCCATTGGTGACCCGGAGCATGGTGTCAAGGCGGGTACTCGTTGGGAAGACATCCCTGAGGATTGGACTTGTCCAGACTGTGGTGTCGTTAAGGCTGATTTTGAAATGCTGGAGATTTAG
- a CDS encoding FAD-dependent oxidoreductase, with protein MRHEPVVIIGSGLAGYAVARELRRLDGELPIIMLSADHGGFYSKPMLSNALTTGKTPETILSGDAVKMAAQLNISIRSHARVVAIDKSNNRLSLEDGEVISYGQLVLALGADPIRLPLQGDGVSEILSVNDLDDYRFFRGALSGKKQVSIIGAGLIGCEFANDLVATNYKVHVIDISAQPLGRLLPPTGGTFMQNKLEAAGVNFHLDAMIQCVEREGECLRLALSNGEIIESDIVLSAVGLRPRTQLAEAADIPVNRGIVVNKLLQTESENIYALGDCADVVGKVLPFVMPITYAARALAATLAGNPTPVHYPAMPVMVKTPACPTVVSPPDFSVSGEWHIDTTEDSVKALYQDRAGGLLGYALLGMAVKEKNTLTTQLPPIMM; from the coding sequence ATGCGTCATGAACCCGTAGTTATTATTGGCAGCGGACTGGCGGGTTATGCTGTTGCTCGTGAGCTACGTAGGTTAGACGGTGAATTACCCATTATCATGCTATCTGCGGATCATGGTGGTTTTTATTCCAAGCCAATGTTGTCGAATGCATTGACGACAGGAAAAACTCCCGAAACTATACTAAGCGGCGATGCTGTAAAGATGGCGGCGCAGTTGAATATATCCATTCGCTCGCATGCTCGGGTAGTGGCGATTGATAAGTCGAATAACAGGTTGTCGCTTGAAGATGGAGAAGTGATATCGTATGGCCAACTCGTTTTGGCTCTGGGTGCGGACCCTATTCGATTGCCATTACAAGGGGATGGAGTATCTGAAATATTATCAGTTAATGATCTCGATGATTACCGTTTCTTCCGTGGTGCATTATCCGGGAAAAAACAGGTTAGCATTATTGGTGCTGGTCTAATTGGCTGTGAATTTGCGAATGATCTTGTGGCGACGAATTATAAGGTTCATGTGATTGATATTAGTGCACAACCTCTGGGGCGACTTTTGCCACCGACGGGTGGCACTTTTATGCAGAATAAACTTGAAGCGGCCGGTGTAAACTTTCATTTGGATGCCATGATTCAGTGTGTGGAACGAGAGGGTGAATGTTTGCGTCTGGCTCTTTCGAATGGTGAAATTATCGAATCAGATATCGTGTTGTCGGCAGTTGGGTTGCGTCCACGTACCCAATTGGCGGAAGCAGCGGATATTCCGGTCAATCGCGGGATTGTGGTTAATAAATTATTGCAGACTGAGTCTGAGAATATATATGCGCTGGGTGACTGTGCGGATGTGGTGGGTAAGGTGTTGCCATTTGTAATGCCGATTACATATGCTGCACGCGCCCTAGCAGCAACTCTGGCAGGTAACCCTACTCCCGTGCATTATCCGGCAATGCCGGTTATGGTAAAGACACCAGCCTGTCCAACTGTAGTATCGCCCCCTGATTTTAGTGTCAGCGGTGAGTGGCATATTGATACGACTGAAGATAGTGTTAAGGCATTATATCAAGATAGAGCGGGTGGTTTGCTGGGCTATGCACTACTGGGTATGGCGGTTAAGGAAAAGAATACGCTGACTACGCAATTGCCGCCGATAATGATGTAG
- a CDS encoding septation protein A, producing the protein MKFLFDLFPVILFFCIFKIYDIYMATAVAIVTTLIQAAWVWFHHHKIDATMWVSLITISLFGGATLALTDETFIMWKPTVVYGLLAVVLLISNHLFKKNLIRSLFQDKIVLPVAAWNKLNVSWIVFFIFMGGINLYVAFNYAIDTWVTFKLFGSTGLMLVFVVLQAVVLVRYMKNIDSALYDNHSS; encoded by the coding sequence ATGAAATTTCTTTTTGATCTGTTTCCGGTGATTCTGTTTTTCTGTATCTTCAAGATTTACGATATTTATATGGCTACAGCAGTAGCGATCGTGACTACTTTGATACAAGCCGCCTGGGTATGGTTTCATCACCATAAAATAGATGCCACGATGTGGGTAAGTTTAATTACGATTAGCCTGTTTGGTGGCGCAACACTTGCGCTAACAGACGAGACCTTTATCATGTGGAAGCCCACTGTAGTTTATGGGTTATTAGCTGTTGTACTTTTGATATCGAATCATCTTTTTAAGAAAAACCTGATACGATCGCTATTCCAAGATAAGATCGTATTGCCAGTGGCTGCTTGGAATAAGCTTAATGTGAGCTGGATCGTATTTTTTATATTTATGGGTGGTATTAACCTCTATGTAGCTTTTAATTACGCTATCGATACCTGGGTGACCTTCAAATTGTTCGGTTCGACGGGATTAATGCTTGTCTTCGTGGTTTTGCAGGCGGTAGTTTTAGTTAGATATATGAAAAATATTGATTCTGCGTTATACGATAATCATAGTTCATGA
- a CDS encoding YciI family protein: protein MLYVISGEDVSNSLDKRLAARSAHLERLKALQTDGRLILAGPYPTIDNADPGPAGFSGSLIVAEFESLEAARAWGEADPYVVAGVYAKVTVKPFIKVLPV, encoded by the coding sequence ATGCTTTATGTAATCAGTGGTGAAGATGTGTCGAATAGCCTAGATAAGCGCCTCGCAGCACGATCCGCACATTTGGAGCGACTCAAAGCGTTACAAACGGATGGACGTCTTATTTTAGCCGGACCCTATCCCACAATTGATAACGCTGATCCGGGGCCTGCCGGATTTTCTGGAAGCCTGATAGTGGCTGAGTTTGAATCATTAGAGGCGGCCCGTGCTTGGGGAGAAGCTGATCCCTATGTTGTTGCAGGAGTCTACGCAAAAGTAACGGTCAAGCCATTTATAAAGGTGTTGCCAGTGTAA
- a CDS encoding peptidylprolyl isomerase — MRLTKFSRLTIVSIFSLIAMSTAQAQAATAVAKVNGVIIPQSRLELMVKANIAQGQADNPEMRKALRENLITEEILAQEAIKKGLDRDQEVVTQLELSRQAVLVRAFQANYIKNNVVSDETLRKEYEILKVQMGDKEYKARHILVENENEARDVIASLKKKGADFGKIASEKSRDDGSKDSGGELDWSPAAAYVRPFAETLEKLQKGKFTEEPVQTSFGWHVIELTDVRPMTFPPFDEIKQNIQQRVLQREFAAVVQDLRSKAKVE, encoded by the coding sequence ATGCGCTTGACGAAATTTTCCCGATTAACGATAGTTAGTATTTTTAGCTTGATTGCCATGTCAACTGCTCAGGCCCAGGCTGCTACGGCTGTGGCCAAGGTAAATGGCGTGATTATTCCTCAATCGCGGCTAGAGTTAATGGTCAAAGCTAATATTGCTCAAGGTCAGGCAGATAATCCAGAAATGAGAAAGGCTTTACGAGAAAATTTGATTACGGAAGAAATCCTTGCTCAGGAAGCAATCAAGAAGGGACTTGATCGTGACCAAGAGGTTGTTACGCAATTGGAATTATCCCGTCAAGCAGTATTGGTAAGAGCGTTTCAGGCTAACTATATAAAGAATAATGTGGTTAGTGATGAAACCTTGCGCAAGGAATATGAAATACTGAAAGTGCAAATGGGTGATAAGGAGTACAAAGCGCGTCATATTCTGGTAGAAAATGAAAATGAAGCCAGGGACGTTATTGCCAGTCTTAAGAAGAAGGGTGCCGATTTTGGAAAAATTGCATCAGAAAAATCTCGAGATGATGGTAGCAAGGATAGTGGAGGAGAGCTTGACTGGAGTCCTGCTGCAGCGTACGTCAGGCCTTTTGCTGAAACGTTAGAGAAATTGCAGAAAGGAAAATTTACCGAGGAGCCGGTACAAACTTCTTTTGGCTGGCACGTCATTGAATTAACGGATGTCCGTCCTATGACATTTCCTCCGTTTGATGAAATTAAACAGAATATACAGCAGCGTGTATTGCAGCGAGAATTCGCGGCGGTTGTTCAGGATTTACGTAGTAAAGCCAAAGTGGAATAA
- the alr gene encoding alanine racemase, with amino-acid sequence MSRSIRAFIDLAALEHNLTVVRRYAAHTRIMAVIKADAYGHGLLHTAKALRKADGFAMLELDAAIRLRDAGYQQSILLLEGFFSVSELAQCKKYRLSAVIHNHEQLAMLSASKHGRLDVFLKINTGMNRLGFAPEQFLSVLGALKANPAIGHITLMTHFSSASDTDGDQEVIKQLQCFNSMTTSHSYPRSLANSAAVIRYPETHADWVRPGIMLYGASPLTNKTAAELNLHPAMTVTSKIIALQYLQSGNKVGYSGCFQADRPMLIGIVAGGYADGYPRHAPTGTPVLVNNQRTRILGRVSMDMLTVDLSGIKDAELNSPVILWGKGMPIDEVANAANTISYELLCALTPRVTKTAQDHTLTHCARGGL; translated from the coding sequence ATGTCCCGCTCTATTCGTGCATTCATTGACCTTGCTGCACTGGAGCATAATTTAACCGTTGTTCGTCGTTATGCTGCTCATACACGTATCATGGCGGTGATCAAAGCCGATGCTTATGGCCATGGATTATTACATACTGCCAAAGCGTTGAGAAAAGCTGACGGCTTTGCAATGCTAGAACTTGATGCCGCCATACGTCTGCGCGACGCAGGGTACCAGCAATCCATTCTGTTGCTTGAAGGTTTTTTTTCTGTATCAGAATTAGCACAGTGCAAAAAATACCGTTTAAGTGCTGTCATTCATAATCATGAACAACTGGCCATGCTATCAGCATCCAAACATGGCCGACTTGATGTCTTCTTAAAAATAAATACCGGCATGAATCGTCTGGGGTTTGCACCAGAGCAATTTTTATCGGTATTAGGCGCTTTAAAAGCAAACCCTGCCATTGGCCACATTACGCTAATGACCCATTTTTCTAGTGCGAGTGACACCGATGGAGATCAAGAAGTTATCAAGCAACTACAATGCTTCAACAGCATGACTACGAGTCATAGCTATCCACGCTCTCTTGCCAATTCTGCTGCAGTTATACGTTATCCTGAAACCCATGCTGACTGGGTGCGCCCTGGTATCATGCTCTATGGCGCTTCGCCTCTAACCAACAAAACTGCTGCTGAATTAAATCTTCACCCAGCTATGACTGTGACGAGCAAAATTATCGCGCTACAGTATCTACAAAGCGGAAACAAGGTTGGGTATAGCGGTTGTTTCCAAGCTGATAGGCCAATGCTTATCGGCATAGTTGCGGGAGGTTACGCCGATGGTTATCCACGACATGCACCCACTGGCACACCGGTATTAGTGAATAATCAGCGTACCCGCATTCTTGGACGGGTATCCATGGATATGCTCACCGTTGATTTAAGTGGGATTAAAGATGCTGAATTAAATAGTCCGGTGATCTTATGGGGAAAAGGAATGCCAATAGATGAAGTGGCAAATGCAGCAAATACGATTAGCTATGAACTACTATGTGCGCTGACTCCACGAGTCACAAAGACAGCACAAGATCATACATTAACTCACTGTGCTCGCGGAGGTCTCTAA
- the lplT gene encoding lysophospholipid transporter LplT — translation MKRGFYTIMAAQFFSSLADNALLVVAIALLIELHAPAYLTPMLKFVFVLFYVVLAPFVGAFADSMPKGRVMLISNTIKIIGCGLLFFSVHQYVALAAYAIVGLGAAAYSPAKYGILTELLPPEKLIIANGWIEGLTVASIVLGTVMGGILITPAVSDVLLAFGSPLTAVGIDSILKVSIFLVAIIYIVAAILNFNIPNTGVDHRILKKSPLFLIYDFGHCVKLLWTDKLGQISLAVTTLFWGAGATLQFIVLKWAEVALGYPLSKAAQLQGIVAIGIAIGAIMAARLIMLKQSLKVIPLGIVMGIVVMTMIAAHDLWIVIILLILIGGLAGFFVVPMNALLQHRGYILMGAGHSIAVQNFNENLSILVMLLFYAILVSFEVHIYIVIVLFGLFVSITMTLIRKWHLLNQRKEDSLHLIGTHKTH, via the coding sequence TTGAAACGCGGTTTCTATACTATCATGGCTGCGCAGTTTTTTTCTTCACTGGCGGATAACGCGCTATTAGTTGTGGCGATTGCATTATTGATAGAGCTGCATGCCCCAGCTTATTTGACGCCCATGTTGAAGTTTGTTTTTGTATTATTTTACGTGGTTCTCGCTCCTTTTGTCGGCGCATTTGCTGACTCTATGCCTAAGGGGAGAGTAATGCTTATTAGTAATACTATCAAAATTATTGGATGTGGACTATTATTCTTCTCTGTACATCAATATGTTGCACTCGCTGCATATGCCATTGTAGGATTAGGGGCTGCTGCTTATTCTCCTGCTAAATACGGCATTCTTACTGAGCTGTTGCCACCGGAAAAACTGATCATTGCTAATGGTTGGATTGAAGGGCTCACGGTGGCTTCCATTGTACTTGGTACCGTGATGGGAGGAATATTGATTACACCTGCCGTTTCCGATGTGCTGCTTGCATTTGGTTCTCCTTTGACTGCTGTCGGTATTGATTCTATATTGAAAGTCAGTATTTTCTTGGTGGCCATCATCTATATCGTCGCTGCTATACTTAATTTCAATATTCCTAACACGGGTGTCGATCACCGTATTCTTAAAAAAAGCCCGCTGTTTCTAATATATGATTTTGGGCATTGTGTGAAGCTATTGTGGACGGATAAGCTTGGGCAAATTTCACTGGCTGTGACGACCTTATTTTGGGGGGCGGGAGCAACGCTACAGTTTATTGTACTGAAATGGGCTGAGGTTGCACTTGGTTATCCTCTTAGTAAGGCTGCACAGTTACAAGGAATTGTTGCTATCGGTATTGCAATTGGTGCCATAATGGCAGCACGGCTGATCATGTTAAAGCAATCGCTAAAAGTAATTCCGCTTGGTATAGTGATGGGTATCGTAGTGATGACCATGATTGCAGCGCATGATTTATGGATTGTAATTATTTTACTGATACTAATAGGTGGACTTGCGGGATTCTTTGTCGTGCCGATGAATGCCTTACTGCAGCACCGTGGGTATATTTTGATGGGTGCAGGGCACTCGATTGCCGTACAGAATTTTAATGAAAATCTGAGTATTCTTGTGATGTTGTTATTCTATGCAATATTAGTATCATTTGAGGTGCATATTTATATTGTTATTGTTCTGTTTGGATTATTTGTGTCCATAACTATGACATTAATTCGGAAATGGCATTTGCTTAATCAGCGAAAAGAGGACTCGCTACATTTAATAGGTACACATAAAACACATTAA
- a CDS encoding peroxiredoxin produces MSVLVTHPAPDFTKPAVLPDGSFNEIFNFHKHIQGKYAVLFFYPLDFTFVCPSEIIAHSHRMEEFHKRNVEVVGVSVDSQFTHYAWRNTPVNKGGVGPVGLTLVADVGGKIMHAYGVSHPDQVALRASFLIDKQGIVRHQVVNDLPLGRDVDEMLRMVDALQFHESHGEVCPAGWKAGEPGMKASPEGVAEYLDTHAAKL; encoded by the coding sequence ATGTCCGTACTTGTCACTCATCCTGCCCCTGATTTCACTAAGCCCGCAGTTTTGCCCGATGGTAGTTTTAATGAAATTTTTAACTTTCATAAACATATTCAAGGCAAGTACGCGGTACTGTTTTTCTATCCATTAGATTTTACTTTTGTCTGCCCTTCCGAGATTATTGCTCATTCTCATCGAATGGAAGAATTCCATAAGCGCAATGTGGAGGTAGTGGGTGTATCGGTAGATTCCCAGTTTACTCATTATGCCTGGCGTAATACTCCAGTAAATAAGGGTGGCGTTGGTCCAGTGGGCCTTACCCTGGTAGCCGATGTAGGTGGCAAAATCATGCATGCTTATGGTGTCAGCCATCCAGATCAAGTCGCTTTGCGAGCTTCATTTCTGATTGACAAGCAAGGTATTGTGCGTCACCAAGTGGTTAATGATTTGCCGTTGGGGCGCGATGTAGACGAAATGCTGCGCATGGTGGATGCACTACAATTTCATGAGTCTCACGGCGAGGTATGTCCGGCCGGCTGGAAAGCTGGAGAGCCTGGTATGAAGGCTAGTCCCGAAGGTGTTGCTGAATATCTAGATACACACGCAGCAAAGTTATAA
- a CDS encoding ferritin-like domain-containing protein, with translation MDFDKDKAVILLNKIMELELAGVVRYTHYSLMVYGYSRIPVVDWLKKQAEEGLLHAHKAGELVTLLGGYPSLSIGPLLETHQHDINDILKESLAHENEALTVYYQLLALIQGKSVLLEEYARDLIVEEEMHVDSVNKMLRRTGQTGVFVTKQKK, from the coding sequence ATGGATTTTGATAAAGATAAAGCAGTGATACTTTTGAACAAGATCATGGAGCTTGAGCTTGCTGGGGTGGTACGTTATACGCACTATTCATTAATGGTTTATGGTTATAGTCGTATCCCTGTCGTAGATTGGCTCAAGAAACAGGCTGAAGAGGGATTGTTACATGCTCACAAGGCGGGTGAGCTGGTTACTTTGCTTGGCGGCTATCCTTCATTGTCCATTGGGCCATTACTAGAAACGCATCAACATGATATCAATGATATTCTTAAGGAATCTTTAGCACATGAAAATGAGGCTCTCACAGTTTATTACCAATTGTTAGCGCTAATTCAGGGTAAATCAGTATTACTGGAAGAGTATGCTCGTGACCTGATTGTGGAGGAGGAGATGCATGTTGATTCAGTTAATAAGATGTTGCGCCGTACTGGCCAAACGGGCGTATTTGTAACGAAGCAGAAAAAATAA
- the ispD gene encoding 2-C-methyl-D-erythritol 4-phosphate cytidylyltransferase, producing the protein MTKYFALIPAAGTGSRMGNELPKQYLSLAHKPMIYHAIHTLCQSQWISRVFIVLAPGDTEWAQYDWSEFSDKLMVLYCGGVTRAESVRNGLAVGQEKAVINENDWVLIHDAARPCLTTVQLEKLMNELMNDKVGGLLAIPVADTLKRGDIHNRIGSTESRENLWQAQTPQMFRYHLLIDALNNATTVNITDDASAVERLGFHPKLILSDVCNLKVTYPQDFALAELILQERKIQ; encoded by the coding sequence ATGACTAAATATTTTGCATTAATTCCAGCGGCCGGTACCGGCTCGCGCATGGGTAACGAATTACCGAAACAATATCTATCGTTGGCTCACAAGCCAATGATATATCATGCGATACACACATTGTGCCAATCCCAATGGATTTCCCGTGTGTTCATCGTGCTTGCACCGGGTGATACTGAGTGGGCGCAATATGACTGGTCTGAATTTTCAGATAAGTTGATGGTATTGTACTGCGGTGGTGTAACACGCGCTGAAAGTGTACGAAATGGGCTTGCGGTAGGACAGGAAAAGGCTGTTATCAATGAAAATGACTGGGTACTGATTCATGATGCCGCACGACCTTGCTTAACCACAGTACAGCTTGAGAAGTTAATGAATGAATTAATGAATGACAAGGTTGGTGGATTATTAGCTATTCCAGTAGCAGATACACTGAAACGCGGTGACATTCATAATCGTATTGGTAGTACGGAATCCCGGGAAAATTTATGGCAAGCACAGACGCCACAAATGTTTCGTTATCATTTGTTGATAGATGCATTGAATAATGCAACAACTGTAAATATAACGGATGATGCAAGTGCAGTTGAGAGGCTGGGATTTCATCCAAAATTAATACTGAGCGATGTGTGCAATTTGAAGGTTACCTATCCTCAGGATTTTGCGTTAGCCGAATTAATCCTGCAGGAAAGGAAGATTCAATGA
- the ispF gene encoding 2-C-methyl-D-erythritol 2,4-cyclodiphosphate synthase — translation MSTMRVGQGFDVHQLVEDRELIIGGVAIPYEKGLFGHSDADVLLHAICDALLGAAALGDIGRHFSDTDSRYKDIDSRVLLRNVSDLLEKSGYKVINIDATIIAQAPRMSPYISAMIINIAQDLGIRKEDVNIKAKTAEKLGFVGRGEGIMAEAICFINKTNGESG, via the coding sequence ATGAGCACAATGAGAGTCGGGCAAGGTTTTGATGTACATCAATTGGTTGAGGACCGTGAGCTGATTATTGGTGGCGTCGCAATTCCTTATGAGAAAGGCTTATTTGGCCACTCTGATGCGGATGTGTTATTGCACGCCATATGTGATGCATTACTTGGCGCCGCGGCACTGGGTGATATTGGCAGACATTTTTCGGATACAGACTCCCGCTATAAGGACATTGATAGCCGTGTACTGCTACGTAATGTTTCTGATTTACTAGAAAAAAGCGGCTATAAGGTAATCAATATCGATGCAACGATTATCGCTCAGGCACCAAGAATGTCGCCCTATATTTCAGCTATGATTATAAATATTGCACAAGATCTGGGAATCCGAAAGGAAGATGTTAATATTAAAGCGAAAACTGCTGAAAAATTGGGTTTTGTCGGGCGAGGAGAAGGCATTATGGCGGAGGCAATATGCTTCATTAATAAGACAAATGGCGAGAGTGGTTGA
- the thpR gene encoding RNA 2',3'-cyclic phosphodiesterase: MKRISIKENRTVRIFFAIWPDEAVRKQLAHLAKRSVLISGGRGVKIEAIHLTLVFLGEVNVNRVDDLCSIAKGVIAKSFDFSIDEIYYWKQNRIICAGMKQYSPELLILVDSLRNVLSDAGFLFDRRDYRPHITLVRRAVYPVEYNLTRPISWRIHEWTLMQSKQTDSGVYYIPLDRWSLR, translated from the coding sequence TTGAAGCGAATATCCATAAAGGAAAACAGAACGGTCCGAATATTCTTTGCAATTTGGCCAGATGAGGCTGTACGAAAACAACTGGCACATTTAGCAAAGCGGTCTGTATTAATTTCCGGAGGACGTGGAGTCAAAATAGAAGCAATACATCTTACACTGGTATTTCTAGGAGAGGTGAATGTTAACCGCGTGGATGACCTTTGTTCGATCGCTAAAGGAGTGATAGCTAAATCCTTCGATTTTTCCATCGATGAGATTTATTACTGGAAGCAGAATCGTATTATTTGTGCGGGAATGAAGCAGTATTCTCCGGAGTTATTGATCTTAGTGGATTCCCTGAGAAACGTGCTTTCTGATGCTGGATTCTTATTTGATAGGCGAGATTATAGGCCGCATATAACGCTCGTAAGAAGAGCGGTATATCCCGTCGAGTATAACCTGACTAGGCCGATAAGTTGGCGAATACACGAGTGGACTCTGATGCAATCAAAACAAACTGACAGTGGGGTTTATTATATTCCTCTGGATCGTTGGTCACTGAGATAA
- the tsaB gene encoding tRNA (adenosine(37)-N6)-threonylcarbamoyltransferase complex dimerization subunit type 1 TsaB encodes MPLTIKRWLNECLVRISGYFIYLDTLKILAFDTSTEYCSAALWLDGKICNKEILAGRRHSELLLSMLQELLAESELSLTRLDGIAYGAGPGSFTGLRIACGVAQGLAFASNLAVVGVSTLEAVAQGAGHHQVVVALDARMGEIYHAAYMKLAESWKAVTAPTLCQPEQAPSLSDGHWIGCGSGFDVYSKELSALYGEHLLHIKRGMHPHAQEIAQLAVPKFVSKSAIDPMDATPIYIRNKIALKENER; translated from the coding sequence ATGCCTCTCACTATAAAGAGATGGCTGAATGAATGTTTGGTTAGAATCTCCGGATATTTTATCTATTTAGACACTTTGAAAATCCTCGCTTTTGATACATCCACAGAATATTGTTCCGCTGCACTCTGGCTGGATGGCAAGATATGTAACAAGGAAATACTTGCTGGCCGCCGACACTCCGAATTACTGTTATCAATGCTACAGGAATTATTAGCAGAGTCTGAATTATCGTTAACAAGATTAGATGGTATTGCCTATGGCGCGGGGCCAGGTTCTTTCACTGGTTTGCGTATTGCCTGTGGCGTGGCTCAGGGGCTGGCATTTGCTAGTAATCTTGCGGTTGTTGGTGTTAGTACATTGGAAGCGGTGGCACAAGGAGCGGGTCATCATCAGGTTGTTGTGGCGCTCGATGCTCGCATGGGCGAAATCTACCATGCTGCTTATATGAAACTCGCTGAAAGCTGGAAGGCAGTAACGGCACCCACGCTTTGTCAGCCAGAACAGGCACCGTCATTGTCGGATGGTCACTGGATTGGTTGTGGTAGTGGCTTTGATGTTTATAGCAAAGAATTATCTGCTCTGTATGGTGAGCATCTTCTCCATATTAAACGAGGTATGCATCCCCATGCACAAGAGATCGCTCAATTGGCTGTTCCAAAATTTGTAAGTAAGTCAGCCATTGATCCGATGGATGCAACACCGATATACATACGTAACAAAATAGCCTTGAAGGAAAATGAGCGATGA
- the rimI gene encoding ribosomal protein S18-alanine N-acetyltransferase — MNDALLQEKVWIREMLSCDLDRVIMIEREIFLFPWSVGNFADSISAGYFCRVLEQTDTFFGYGVMMMGPDEAHILTIGIAAEWQNKGWGSKLLQHFIQFARQQRVKSILLDVRESNQGAAHLYKQIGFRQIAIRKGYYPAMCGREDAIVMKFIL, encoded by the coding sequence ATGAATGATGCTCTTTTACAGGAAAAAGTATGGATAAGAGAGATGCTTTCATGTGATCTGGATCGAGTAATCATGATTGAGCGAGAGATTTTTCTTTTTCCATGGTCTGTGGGAAACTTTGCTGATTCAATCAGTGCGGGATATTTTTGTCGGGTATTAGAACAGACGGATACATTTTTTGGCTATGGCGTTATGATGATGGGCCCAGACGAAGCACATATACTTACGATTGGTATAGCCGCTGAATGGCAAAACAAGGGATGGGGTAGTAAATTACTGCAGCATTTTATTCAATTCGCCAGACAACAGCGCGTGAAATCCATACTGCTTGATGTTCGCGAATCGAATCAGGGTGCTGCTCATTTATATAAACAGATCGGTTTCCGGCAGATCGCAATACGTAAAGGATATTATCCTGCAATGTGTGGGCGTGAAGACGCTATTGTTATGAAGTTTATATTATGA